One part of the Paracoccus sp. MBLB3053 genome encodes these proteins:
- a CDS encoding amino acid ABC transporter ATP-binding protein, translating to MQASSVEIRKVDKFYGPFQALKAVDLSIPPGKVTCLIGPSGSGKSTLLRCINFLEEYDSGEIRIDGKLIGYDAPGKKAPGRKLREMRRSIGMVFQQFNLWPHMTAKENVAEGLMRVRGMSKVEAGRRAAEALTKVGLADKMENHPSRLSGGQQQRVAIARAIAMEPNLMLFDEPTSALDPELVGEVLNVMKTLAAEGMTMVVVTHEMGFAAHVADQVAFMEKGELVGVDTPDKILHQPEDPRIQSFLRTYHERNSF from the coding sequence ATGCAGGCCTCATCCGTCGAGATCCGCAAGGTCGACAAGTTTTATGGCCCGTTTCAGGCATTGAAGGCCGTCGACCTCTCCATTCCGCCGGGCAAGGTGACCTGTCTGATCGGCCCGTCCGGTTCGGGCAAGTCCACGCTTTTGCGGTGCATCAACTTTCTCGAGGAATACGACTCGGGCGAGATCCGCATCGACGGCAAGCTGATCGGCTATGACGCGCCCGGCAAGAAAGCGCCTGGCCGAAAGCTGCGCGAGATGCGCCGTTCGATCGGCATGGTCTTCCAGCAGTTCAACCTATGGCCCCATATGACTGCCAAGGAAAACGTGGCCGAGGGTCTGATGCGCGTGCGTGGGATGTCCAAGGTCGAGGCCGGACGACGTGCCGCCGAGGCGCTGACCAAGGTCGGCCTGGCAGACAAGATGGAAAACCATCCTTCGCGGCTTTCGGGCGGTCAGCAGCAGCGCGTCGCCATTGCCCGCGCCATCGCGATGGAACCGAACCTGATGCTGTTTGACGAGCCGACTTCGGCGCTTGATCCCGAACTCGTGGGCGAGGTGCTGAACGTAATGAAGACGCTCGCCGCCGAGGGCATGACCATGGTCGTCGTGACCCACGAGATGGGCTTTGCCGCCCATGTCGCGGACCAGGTCGCCTTCATGGAAAAGGGCGAGCTTGTCGGGGTCGATACGCCGGACAAGATCCTGCATCAGCCCGAGGACCCGCGCATCCAGTCCTTCCTACGCACCTATCACGAACGCAACAGTTTCTGA
- a CDS encoding amino acid ABC transporter permease, whose amino-acid sequence MDFGIFQQYGPALLRGFANTILCWALGTVFGMALGLLIALIQRYAPRWVRWIVQAYIEIIRGTPFLVQLFVLYYGGPLVGLRLDAVPAGLLGLTIYGSPYFAEIFRSGFRAVPHGQIEAARAIGMTELAIVRRILLPLGLVSSLPALINFSIILTKETVILSIITVPELMYQVNRMSTETFRFLEANLVLALFFWLLVETISRIGRRLEARVTKHLIERT is encoded by the coding sequence ATGGATTTCGGTATCTTCCAACAATATGGTCCGGCCCTGCTGAGGGGATTTGCAAACACCATCCTGTGCTGGGCGCTGGGAACCGTTTTCGGGATGGCGCTGGGGCTGCTGATCGCGCTGATCCAACGCTATGCGCCGCGCTGGGTGCGCTGGATCGTCCAGGCCTATATCGAAATCATTCGCGGCACGCCGTTTCTGGTGCAGCTTTTCGTCCTTTACTACGGTGGTCCGCTGGTCGGTCTGCGGCTGGACGCGGTGCCGGCCGGGCTTCTGGGTCTGACGATCTATGGCAGCCCCTACTTCGCCGAGATCTTCCGCTCGGGCTTCCGTGCCGTGCCGCATGGCCAGATCGAGGCTGCGCGCGCCATCGGCATGACCGAGCTTGCCATCGTGCGCCGCATCCTGCTGCCCCTGGGGCTGGTTTCATCGCTGCCCGCGCTGATCAATTTCTCGATCATCCTGACCAAGGAAACGGTGATCCTGTCCATCATCACCGTGCCCGAACTGATGTACCAGGTGAATCGCATGTCCACCGAGACCTTCCGCTTCCTTGAAGCGAACCTGGTCCTTGCGCTGTTCTTCTGGCTGCTGGTCGAAACCATCTCGCGCATTGGCCGCAGGCTTGAGGCGCGCGTCACGAAACACCTGATCGAAAGGACCTGA
- a CDS encoding amino acid ABC transporter permease has translation MFSIPVFLESFEPLIWAARYTLLISLLGIGLGLVIGALICAARLSPYVALRRFAAVWVSFLRGVPLLVQLLVFYYTLPVIGLDVPPLFAAVVTVGICASAYISEIWRGAIAALPKGQTEAAVAIGMNPRDVWTRVVLPQAVTMSLPALINELILLVKASSLVSVVGILEITRASQAQAATTFRPLEVYIAAACIYLAINLCLAALGRWLENRTAV, from the coding sequence ATGTTTTCCATTCCGGTTTTCCTTGAAAGTTTCGAGCCGCTCATCTGGGCGGCGCGATACACGCTGCTGATTTCGCTTCTGGGCATTGGACTGGGCCTGGTGATCGGTGCGCTGATCTGTGCAGCGCGGCTTTCACCCTATGTTGCGCTGCGTCGTTTCGCAGCGGTCTGGGTCAGCTTCCTGCGGGGCGTGCCGCTGCTCGTGCAGCTTCTGGTCTTTTACTACACCCTGCCGGTGATCGGGCTGGATGTACCGCCGCTGTTTGCGGCCGTCGTGACGGTGGGGATCTGTGCCAGCGCCTATATTTCGGAAATCTGGCGCGGTGCGATCGCCGCCCTGCCGAAGGGCCAGACCGAGGCCGCGGTTGCGATCGGGATGAACCCGCGCGACGTCTGGACCCGTGTGGTCCTGCCTCAGGCGGTCACCATGTCGCTGCCCGCGCTGATCAATGAGCTGATCCTGCTGGTCAAGGCATCATCGCTCGTCTCGGTTGTCGGCATCCTGGAAATCACCCGTGCGAGCCAGGCACAGGCCGCTACGACCTTCCGCCCGCTCGAGGTCTATATCGCTGCCGCCTGCATCTATCTGGCGATCAATCTCTGCCTCGCGGCCCTTGGGCGCTGGCTTGAAAACAGGACGGCGGTCTGA
- a CDS encoding transporter substrate-binding domain-containing protein yields MSFNMSLKAALVSLIALGAGSAASADQLADIKAAGKIVTATDMHYAPFDMLNNGTYEGMTKDLFDEVSKEIGAEPVYQDIPWPAELPGLEVKKFDIIIAPVTITPERLERYTFTLPIADATVALVKAAGSELKAPEDIKGKTVGVQQGTAQFKQLEAYGEKLGGITIKEYGTTDEAYADLAAGRLDAVAGSLPNLTYLVKNRPETFALFEPAKFGEPKYFAWALRKEADTETFAAAINDALLKMTDDGRVKAIQEKWLGTYTELPREVPAN; encoded by the coding sequence ATGAGCTTCAACATGAGCCTCAAGGCTGCGCTCGTCAGCCTGATCGCGCTGGGCGCGGGGTCCGCCGCCTCGGCCGACCAACTGGCCGACATCAAGGCTGCGGGCAAGATCGTCACTGCGACGGACATGCACTACGCCCCCTTCGACATGCTGAACAACGGCACCTATGAGGGCATGACCAAGGACCTGTTCGATGAGGTCAGCAAAGAAATCGGCGCGGAACCCGTCTATCAGGATATCCCCTGGCCGGCCGAACTGCCGGGCCTTGAGGTCAAGAAGTTCGACATCATCATCGCCCCGGTGACGATCACCCCCGAGCGTCTCGAGCGCTACACCTTCACCCTGCCGATCGCCGATGCCACCGTCGCGCTGGTCAAGGCCGCCGGCAGCGAGCTGAAGGCCCCGGAAGACATCAAGGGCAAGACCGTCGGCGTCCAGCAGGGCACCGCGCAGTTCAAGCAGCTGGAAGCCTATGGCGAGAAGCTGGGCGGCATCACCATCAAGGAATACGGCACCACCGACGAGGCCTATGCCGACCTTGCCGCCGGTCGCCTCGACGCCGTCGCGGGCTCTCTGCCGAACCTGACCTATCTGGTGAAGAACCGCCCCGAAACGTTCGCCCTGTTCGAGCCGGCGAAATTCGGTGAGCCGAAATACTTTGCCTGGGCGCTTCGCAAGGAAGCCGATACCGAAACCTTCGCCGCCGCGATCAATGACGCGCTGCTGAAGATGACGGATGACGGCCGCGTCAAGGCGATCCAGGAAAAGTGGCTGGGCACCTATACCGAACTGCCGCGCGAAGTTCCTGCGAACTAA
- the hutU gene encoding urocanate hydratase, whose translation MDNPRHNTRDIFPATGTEITAKSWLTEAPMRMLMNNLHPDVAENPHELVVYGGIGRAARTWKDFDLIVESLRNLEDDETLMVQSGKPVGVFKTHKDAPRVLIANSNLVPHWANWDHFNELDKKGLAMYGQMTAGSWIYIGTQGIVQGTYETFVEAGRQHYGGNLKGKWVLTGGLGGMGGAQPLAAVMAGACCLAVECDETRADFRLRTRYVDEKTHDLDEALEMIDRWTKAGEAKSVALIGNAAEVFPELVKRGVRPDIVTDQTSAHDPVHGYLPIGWTVAEWRAKQESDPKAVEKAARASMRVQVEAMVAFADAGIPTVDYGNNIRQMALEEGFERAFAFPGFVPAYIRPLFCKGIGPFRWAALSGDPEDIRKTDAKVKELIDDPHLHNWLDMAQERIAFQGLPARICWVGLGLRHKLGLAFNEMVRNGELKAPIVIGRDHLDSGSVASPNRETEAMMDGSDAVSDWPLLNALLNTASGATWVSLHHGGGVGMGFSQHSGMVICCDGTEDADRRIARVLWNDPATGVMRHADAGYEIAKDCAREHGLNLPGIL comes from the coding sequence ATGGACAATCCCCGTCACAACACCCGCGACATCTTTCCCGCCACCGGCACCGAGATCACCGCGAAAAGCTGGCTGACCGAGGCGCCGATGCGGATGCTGATGAACAACCTGCATCCCGATGTCGCCGAGAACCCGCATGAGCTGGTGGTCTATGGCGGCATCGGCCGCGCCGCCCGCACCTGGAAGGATTTCGACCTTATCGTCGAGTCGCTGCGCAATCTGGAGGATGACGAGACTCTGATGGTGCAGTCGGGCAAGCCGGTCGGCGTCTTCAAGACCCACAAGGACGCGCCGCGCGTGCTGATCGCCAACTCGAACCTGGTGCCGCATTGGGCGAACTGGGACCATTTCAACGAGCTGGATAAGAAGGGCCTGGCCATGTACGGCCAGATGACCGCGGGCTCGTGGATCTATATCGGCACGCAGGGCATCGTTCAGGGCACCTATGAAACCTTCGTCGAGGCGGGTCGCCAGCATTACGGCGGCAACCTCAAGGGCAAATGGGTCCTGACCGGCGGCCTTGGCGGCATGGGCGGCGCTCAGCCTTTGGCGGCCGTCATGGCGGGCGCTTGCTGTCTGGCGGTCGAATGCGACGAGACCCGCGCCGATTTCCGCCTGCGCACCCGCTATGTCGATGAAAAGACCCATGACCTCGACGAGGCGCTCGAGATGATCGACCGCTGGACCAAGGCCGGCGAGGCGAAATCCGTGGCGCTCATCGGCAACGCCGCCGAGGTCTTCCCGGAACTGGTCAAGCGGGGCGTCCGCCCGGATATCGTCACCGACCAGACCTCGGCGCATGACCCGGTCCATGGCTACCTGCCGATCGGCTGGACCGTCGCGGAATGGCGCGCCAAGCAGGAAAGCGACCCGAAAGCGGTCGAGAAAGCCGCCCGCGCCTCGATGCGCGTGCAGGTCGAGGCGATGGTGGCCTTTGCCGATGCCGGCATCCCGACCGTCGATTACGGCAACAATATCCGCCAGATGGCACTGGAAGAGGGGTTCGAGCGCGCCTTCGCCTTCCCGGGCTTCGTGCCGGCCTATATCCGCCCGCTCTTCTGCAAGGGTATCGGGCCGTTCCGCTGGGCCGCGCTTTCGGGCGATCCGGAGGACATCCGCAAGACCGATGCCAAGGTCAAGGAACTGATCGACGACCCGCATCTGCATAACTGGCTGGACATGGCGCAGGAACGCATCGCCTTCCAGGGCCTGCCTGCGCGGATCTGCTGGGTCGGTCTGGGCCTGCGTCACAAGCTGGGCCTCGCCTTCAACGAGATGGTGCGAAATGGCGAGCTGAAGGCCCCTATCGTGATCGGCCGCGACCACCTCGATTCGGGCTCGGTCGCCTCGCCCAACCGCGAGACCGAGGCGATGATGGACGGCTCGGACGCCGTTTCCGACTGGCCGCTGCTGAACGCGCTGCTGAACACCGCCTCGGGCGCGACCTGGGTGTCGCTGCATCACGGCGGCGGCGTGGGCATGGGCTTCAGCCAGCATTCGGGCATGGTGATCTGCTGCGACGGCACGGAAGATGCCGATCGGCGGATCGCACGCGTGCTGTGGAATGACCCGGCGACCGGCGTGATGCGTCATGCGGATGCAGGTTACGAGATCGCAAAGGACTGCGCGCGCGAGCATGGCTTGAACTTGCCCGGCATTCTCTGA
- the hutG gene encoding N-formylglutamate deformylase: MTPVEIVRGDSPVILGLPHTGTWLPDKIRARLNPRGQVLADTDWHIERLYDGLLPGATTVRATFHRYVIDANRGPDDASLYPGQNTTGLVPLTDFDGEPIWTEEPTEAEIADRKARFHAPYHAALAAEIERVRAKHGVAILYDCHSIRSHIPFLFEGTLPDFNIGTNSGRSCAPAIEAATHEVAAATGRTYVLNGRFKGGWTTRHYGEPGAGVHAIQMELAQSTHLSTETPPFAYDEAKAEALRVTLKDILSKLAALAAELKA, encoded by the coding sequence GTGACCCCGGTCGAGATCGTCCGGGGCGACAGCCCGGTCATCCTGGGCCTGCCCCATACCGGGACCTGGCTGCCCGACAAGATCCGCGCGCGGCTGAACCCGCGCGGGCAGGTTCTGGCCGATACCGACTGGCATATCGAGCGCCTTTACGACGGCTTGCTGCCCGGCGCGACGACGGTGCGGGCGACGTTTCACCGCTATGTCATCGACGCCAATCGCGGCCCGGATGACGCAAGCCTTTATCCCGGCCAGAACACCACCGGCCTTGTGCCACTGACCGATTTCGACGGTGAGCCGATCTGGACCGAGGAACCGACCGAGGCCGAGATCGCCGACCGCAAGGCGCGCTTCCACGCGCCCTATCACGCGGCTTTGGCCGCGGAAATCGAGCGGGTGCGGGCGAAACATGGCGTGGCGATCCTGTATGACTGCCACTCGATCCGCAGCCATATCCCGTTCCTGTTCGAAGGCACGCTTCCCGATTTCAACATTGGCACGAATAGCGGGCGCTCCTGCGCGCCGGCCATCGAGGCCGCCACGCATGAGGTCGCAGCCGCGACGGGCCGGACCTATGTGCTGAACGGGCGCTTCAAGGGCGGCTGGACCACCCGCCATTACGGCGAGCCCGGCGCGGGCGTCCACGCCATCCAGATGGAGTTGGCGCAATCGACCCATCTTTCGACCGAAACCCCGCCCTTCGCCTATGACGAGGCCAAGGCGGAGGCGCTGCGCGTCACCCTGAAAGACATTCTGAGCAAACTTGCGGCGCTGGCCGCCGAACTGAAGGCATGA
- the hutH gene encoding histidine ammonia-lyase, translated as MSELILIPGETTLAQLESVWREGHAVRLADSARPGIAASAARIAAAASGDVPVYGVNTGFGKLASIKIKSEDTATLQRNLILSHCCGVGEPVEPETTRLLMVLKLLSLGRGASGVRPEVIALIEDMLAKGVLPVIPSQGSVGASGDLAPLAHMAAAMLGEGRATFEGREMSGAEALAAAGLTPVVLAAKEGLALINGTQASTAFALAGLFDAFAAARAALVTSSLSTDAIMGSTAPFFEEIHTLRGHRGQILSARVIRGLMDGSEIRESHREGDTRVQDPYCIRCQPQVTGACIDLLWQAARTLEIESNAATDNPLVLVGADQIVSGGNFHAEPVAFAADQIALAISEIGAISQRRIALMVDPTLSHDLPPFLTPDPGLNSGLMIAEVTSAALMSENKHLANPCSTDSTPTSANQEDHVSMAAHGARRLKRMNENLAHIIGIEALCASAGVEFRAPLKTSAALQSVIATLRQTIPALAQDRYMAPDLSESARLVREGVLTGAVAPELLAEVRP; from the coding sequence TTGTCTGAACTTATCCTTATTCCCGGTGAAACCACGCTCGCGCAGCTTGAAAGCGTCTGGCGCGAGGGTCATGCGGTGCGCCTTGCCGACAGCGCGCGGCCCGGCATTGCCGCCTCGGCCGCCCGCATCGCCGCCGCCGCAAGCGGCGACGTCCCGGTCTATGGCGTGAATACCGGCTTCGGGAAGCTCGCCTCGATCAAGATCAAGTCCGAGGACACCGCGACCCTGCAGCGCAACCTGATCCTGTCGCATTGCTGCGGCGTGGGCGAGCCGGTCGAGCCGGAAACCACCCGCTTGCTGATGGTGCTGAAGCTTCTGTCGCTGGGCCGCGGCGCCTCGGGCGTGCGCCCCGAGGTCATCGCGCTGATCGAGGACATGCTGGCCAAGGGCGTGCTGCCGGTGATCCCGTCGCAGGGCTCGGTCGGTGCTTCGGGCGATCTTGCGCCGCTCGCCCATATGGCCGCCGCCATGCTGGGCGAGGGCCGCGCGACCTTTGAGGGCCGCGAGATGTCGGGCGCCGAGGCGCTGGCCGCCGCCGGCTTGACCCCGGTTGTCCTGGCCGCGAAAGAGGGTCTCGCGCTCATCAACGGCACGCAGGCCTCGACCGCCTTCGCGCTGGCGGGCCTTTTCGACGCCTTTGCCGCGGCCCGCGCCGCGCTTGTCACCTCGTCGCTCTCGACCGATGCGATCATGGGCTCGACCGCGCCCTTCTTCGAAGAGATCCACACGCTGCGGGGCCATCGCGGCCAGATCCTGTCGGCTCGCGTCATCCGCGGGTTGATGGACGGCTCGGAGATCCGCGAAAGCCACCGCGAGGGCGACACCCGCGTCCAGGATCCCTATTGCATCCGCTGCCAGCCGCAGGTGACCGGCGCCTGCATCGACCTGCTCTGGCAGGCCGCCCGCACGCTGGAAATCGAATCCAACGCCGCGACCGACAACCCCCTGGTGCTGGTCGGTGCGGATCAGATCGTCTCGGGCGGGAATTTTCATGCCGAGCCGGTGGCCTTCGCCGCCGACCAGATCGCGCTGGCGATTTCCGAGATCGGCGCGATCTCGCAGCGCCGCATCGCGCTGATGGTGGACCCGACACTCAGCCATGACCTGCCACCCTTCCTGACCCCCGATCCGGGCCTGAATTCTGGCCTGATGATCGCCGAGGTCACCAGTGCCGCGCTGATGAGCGAAAACAAGCATCTGGCGAATCCCTGTTCGACCGACTCGACGCCGACCAGCGCCAATCAGGAAGACCATGTGTCGATGGCCGCGCATGGCGCGCGCCGGTTGAAGCGCATGAACGAGAACCTCGCGCATATCATCGGGATCGAGGCGCTCTGCGCCAGCGCCGGCGTCGAGTTCCGCGCGCCGCTGAAGACCTCGGCCGCGCTGCAATCGGTGATCGCGACGCTGCGCCAAACCATTCCGGCGCTGGCGCAGGACCGCTACATGGCCCCCGACCTGAGCGAATCCGCCCGCCTCGTCCGCGAGGGCGTGCTGACCGGCGCGGTCGCGCCCGAGCTGCTGGCCGAGGTGCGTCCGTGA
- the hutI gene encoding imidazolonepropionase: MDAQSGGYGLIEQGALVVEGDRIVWVGEEEQLPERYADLPRHDLGGRLVTPGLIDCHTHVVFGGDRAREFEMRLEGASYEEIALAGGGILSSVRATREADEAALLASALRRVDTLLAEGVTTLEIKSGYGLDLESELKMLRVARRIGAIRPVTIRTTWLAAHALPPEYKEDRAGYIRDVVIAGMEAGHAEGLIDAVDGFCEGIAFSREEMAQIFEHAARFGLPVKLHAEQLSDLHGAEMAAQHGAMSVDHLEWLGQDGIDAMAASGTVAVLLPGAFYTLRETKYPPVQALRDAGVPIALATDCNPGTSPLTSILLTMNMGATLFRMTPAECLTGVTRHAATALGLADRGQIAPGMRADLAVWDIEHPAELTYRIGFNPLHARFVGGELV, encoded by the coding sequence ATGGATGCGCAATCAGGTGGTTATGGCCTGATCGAGCAAGGTGCTCTGGTTGTCGAGGGTGACCGAATCGTTTGGGTCGGGGAAGAGGAGCAGCTGCCAGAACGTTATGCCGATCTGCCGCGTCATGATCTGGGCGGAAGGCTGGTCACGCCAGGCCTGATCGACTGCCACACCCATGTCGTCTTCGGCGGCGACCGAGCCCGCGAATTCGAGATGCGCCTTGAAGGCGCCAGCTACGAAGAGATCGCCCTTGCCGGCGGCGGCATCCTGTCCTCGGTCCGTGCCACCCGCGAGGCGGATGAGGCCGCGCTGCTCGCCTCGGCGCTGCGCCGCGTCGACACGCTGCTCGCCGAGGGCGTCACCACGCTGGAAATCAAGTCGGGCTATGGCCTCGACCTCGAAAGCGAGCTCAAGATGCTGCGCGTTGCGCGTCGCATCGGAGCGATCCGTCCCGTCACGATCCGCACCACATGGCTCGCCGCCCATGCCCTGCCGCCGGAATACAAGGAGGACCGCGCGGGCTATATCCGCGACGTCGTCATCGCGGGGATGGAGGCAGGCCATGCCGAAGGCCTGATCGACGCCGTCGACGGCTTCTGCGAGGGCATCGCCTTCTCGCGCGAGGAAATGGCGCAGATCTTCGAACATGCCGCGCGCTTCGGCCTGCCGGTCAAGCTGCATGCCGAGCAGCTCTCGGACCTGCATGGCGCGGAAATGGCGGCGCAGCATGGCGCGATGTCGGTCGATCACCTCGAATGGCTGGGCCAGGACGGGATCGACGCGATGGCGGCATCGGGGACCGTGGCGGTCCTGCTGCCCGGAGCCTTCTACACCCTGCGCGAGACGAAATACCCGCCGGTCCAGGCGCTGCGCGATGCCGGCGTGCCGATCGCGCTGGCCACGGACTGCAATCCCGGAACCTCGCCGCTGACCTCGATCCTGCTCACCATGAACATGGGGGCGACGCTGTTTCGGATGACGCCTGCGGAATGCCTGACCGGCGTGACCCGCCATGCCGCGACGGCCTTGGGTCTGGCGGATCGCGGCCAGATCGCCCCCGGAATGCGCGCCGACCTGGCCGTCTGGGACATCGAGCATCCTGCCGAGCTGACCTATCGCATCGGCTTCAACCCCCTTCATGCCCGCTTTGTCGGAGGCGAACTTGTCTGA
- a CDS encoding formimidoylglutamate deiminase yields MVQIWAERALLPEGWAENVLVTLDQGRIQSVEPGASAAGQRVGLLLPAMANLHSHAFQRAMAGLSEAKGPEPRDTFWTWRQIMYRFLDHLTPEDIESIAALVQMEMLEAGYATNVEFHYLHHRIGGGHYDNIAEMAERIAAAASHTGIGLTLLPVHYQFGGTDRRALIRGQDRFGTTPEEFQKLLEAAEGTLAHLDGDSGIGIAPHSLRAVSPEGLQMCVDLRPTRPLHMHLAEQIPEIEEISAAYGRRPVEWLLDNFAPDSRWTLIHLTHMTEDETRRLAATGTVAGLCPITESSLGDGIFNGTIWAEAGGRLGFGSDSNVRISLVEELRTLEYSQRLRDRGRAILAEPARSTGRVIYEAGLEGGASAAGRETGAIASGLWADLCAVDLQNPVMFGRDGDRMLDSLIFAGHDGLVRDVWSAGRHVVREGRHVAGDRIIADYLATISRVQERM; encoded by the coding sequence ATGGTTCAGATCTGGGCAGAGCGGGCCTTGTTGCCCGAAGGCTGGGCGGAAAATGTATTGGTCACGCTGGACCAGGGCCGCATCCAATCGGTCGAACCCGGTGCCTCCGCCGCCGGGCAGCGGGTCGGACTTTTGCTCCCGGCCATGGCGAACCTGCACAGCCACGCATTTCAACGTGCGATGGCGGGCCTGAGCGAGGCAAAAGGTCCCGAGCCCCGCGACACCTTCTGGACCTGGCGGCAGATCATGTACCGCTTTCTCGACCACCTGACCCCCGAGGACATCGAATCCATCGCCGCCCTGGTGCAAATGGAGATGCTCGAGGCGGGCTACGCCACCAATGTCGAGTTCCACTACCTGCATCACCGCATCGGCGGCGGGCATTACGACAATATCGCCGAGATGGCCGAGCGCATCGCGGCGGCAGCCAGCCACACTGGCATCGGCCTGACCCTGCTGCCCGTGCATTACCAGTTCGGCGGCACTGACCGTCGCGCGTTGATCCGCGGGCAGGACCGCTTCGGCACCACGCCCGAGGAGTTCCAGAAGCTGCTGGAAGCGGCCGAGGGCACGCTGGCACACCTGGACGGCGATAGCGGTATCGGCATCGCCCCTCACTCGCTGCGCGCCGTCTCGCCCGAGGGTTTGCAGATGTGCGTTGACCTTCGCCCAACGCGGCCACTGCACATGCACCTGGCCGAGCAGATCCCGGAAATCGAGGAAATCAGCGCCGCCTATGGCCGCCGACCGGTCGAATGGCTGCTCGACAATTTCGCGCCGGACAGTCGCTGGACGCTGATCCACCTGACCCACATGACCGAAGACGAGACCCGTCGCCTCGCCGCCACAGGCACCGTCGCAGGCCTTTGCCCGATCACCGAATCGTCCCTTGGCGACGGCATCTTCAACGGCACGATCTGGGCCGAGGCGGGCGGACGCCTGGGCTTCGGCTCGGACAGCAACGTGCGCATCTCGCTGGTCGAAGAGTTGCGCACGCTGGAATACAGCCAGCGCCTGCGCGACCGGGGTCGGGCGATCCTGGCCGAGCCCGCGCGTTCGACGGGCCGCGTGATCTACGAGGCAGGGCTGGAGGGCGGCGCAAGCGCGGCGGGGCGCGAAACCGGGGCGATTGCATCGGGGCTATGGGCCGACCTTTGCGCGGTGGACCTGCAGAACCCGGTGATGTTCGGACGTGACGGTGACCGGATGCTCGACAGCCTGATCTTTGCCGGGCATGACGGACTGGTCCGCGATGTCTGGTCGGCGGGTCGCCATGTCGTTCGTGAAGGCCGTCATGTCGCGGGGGACCGGATCATTGCGGATTACCTCGCGACAATTTCCCGCGTGCAGGAGCGCATGTGA
- a CDS encoding GntR family transcriptional regulator, translating to MTERSASKAQSIVTEVRRRIVDREWRQGDRIPDEAELAIEFGVARATVNKALQLLAEEGLLERKRRAGTHVTVNPARKATLTIPIVREQIEGAGMAYSHRIIAQNRSAAPADIAARMDLARDQMMIHLRTVHYGDEKPFQVEDRWINPIAAPGAEDVDFQRINPNEWLVRNFPWSRGDIAFSAENANARDARLLETRQGTALLILQRTTWNDQGAITSVRLAFHPGYCMRAIP from the coding sequence GTGACCGAAAGATCCGCCAGCAAGGCCCAATCCATCGTCACCGAGGTACGCCGCCGAATCGTGGACCGCGAGTGGCGGCAGGGCGACCGCATTCCGGACGAGGCCGAACTCGCGATCGAGTTCGGCGTGGCCCGCGCGACGGTGAACAAGGCCCTGCAATTGCTCGCCGAAGAAGGGCTTCTGGAACGCAAGCGCAGAGCGGGAACCCATGTGACGGTGAACCCGGCACGCAAGGCCACGCTGACCATCCCGATCGTGCGCGAACAGATCGAGGGTGCCGGCATGGCCTATAGCCACCGCATCATTGCCCAGAACCGCAGCGCCGCCCCCGCCGATATCGCCGCTCGGATGGACCTTGCACGGGACCAGATGATGATCCATCTGCGCACCGTCCATTACGGGGACGAAAAGCCATTTCAGGTCGAGGATCGCTGGATCAACCCGATCGCCGCTCCGGGCGCGGAGGACGTGGATTTCCAGCGCATCAATCCGAATGAGTGGCTCGTGCGCAACTTTCCCTGGTCGCGGGGAGACATCGCCTTTTCCGCCGAAAATGCCAATGCGCGCGATGCCCGGCTGCTGGAAACGCGACAGGGAACGGCTTTGCTGATCCTGCAACGGACGACATGGAACGATCAGGGCGCGATCACCTCGGTTCGCCTTGCGTTTCATCCCGGCTACTGCATGAGGGCCATTCCCTAG